The Desulfurococcus sp. genomic interval CGCGCTTAACGAGGAGATGTGTGTGAAGGGTGGTGTCGAGTGACCACGCTAGCCGAGCTAGCAGTCTACTTGCTAATGGCTCTCTCAGGTGTCGCTTCAACAATAGCAACATACTTCGCTATAACTGAACGAGACCTCGTTAAAGCAACAATATTCAGTGCAGCTCAAAGCGGCTTCTACGCTTTAATCTTCTACATTCTAATGGCACCAGACATAGTTCTAGTATACCTTCCAGTCTCAGTGGGACTGATACCTGGTGTTCTACTCCTACTGATCAGTAGAACTGAGAGGTGGGAGAAGGAATGAGAAGCCTGGTCAGGCTGACTGTGATCCTAGCTCTACTAGCAGGGTTAAGCCTTCTAGCTACAATAGCATGGGAGTGGGTTACACCAGGCGAGTGGTTTAAGTGCCCTGTACCAAGCCTATGCCTCCC includes:
- a CDS encoding DUF4040 domain-containing protein, producing the protein MALSGVASTIATYFAITERDLVKATIFSAAQSGFYALIFYILMAPDIVLVYLPVSVGLIPGVLLLLISRTERWEKE